From the genome of Pseudomonadota bacterium:
GGCGCCGGCGGTCAGTGCGGCCCCCAACAGAAGGGCCGTGAGTCGGGCGAGCCCCGGCGAGGTGCGAGCGTGCGCTCGGCCCGCAGGATCGGCCCACTTGTCGTCTTTTTGCATGGAATAGTCTCCTTGAGTCGAACATCCATGTTCCTGCGGTCATTATCGCCGATGGATGCTCGGCACGGGCGAAAAACTGCCCTTGTCACCGCGCCGTGACAGCGCTTCACGATATCGCCACCGCATTTGCAACATGCGGTCGCAGCCGCGCCAAGGCGCAGATCAGCGAGAGCTAGGGCGATCTGACGGATGCGCAAATCCGGACTACCACCAGCGACGGCCGCCGATGTTTCCTGCATCTTCAGGGCACTCCCGCAACCGGCGCCCCCTAATCATCTTATTCGGTGAAGGCGTGGCGATCTGCCGACAGACACTTCCGTCGATGCCGCCGGCGCGCCAGCGACCCAGTGGGCCGCTTGGTAAATGAGGTAACGCTCAGTCTGCGTCGGGGCCGCGTCAGCAAGGCGCGTCGCGCAGCCAATGGCATCGCCATTGGCAAGCGATGCAACGCCGCGGACGCTGCCCCTGGGCAGACCCTAAGGGCGAGTAGCACGGCTCTTCAGCTAGCTCTTGAACCGCCGAACGGTGACTCGTAGGCTGGCGATAGGAGCACATTCAGGGAGTTGCACCCATGTTGAAGTCACGTTCCCGCCGTCCCCTCGGCACACCGGGATGCTCGATGCTGGCGCTCATCGCTGGCCTCAGCTTCGGCCTCGGCGCTGCAGGAGATGAAACCTGCATGTCCCCCTACATGGCGAAAATCGTGGGCCAAGAGGACTTTGTCTACATTTGGACCGTGGGCGTCGAAGGCATGGGCGACGGCGAGGACAAGCTCGTCACCATCGACGCACACCCGGATTCGCCCACCTACGGCAAGGTGGTCGCGAGCCTCTCCGTAGGCGGGCGCTTCGAGGCCCACCACAGCGGCTTCACCGACGATCGCCGCTTCCTGTGGGCCGCCGGCCTCGACAGCAGCCACATTTTTATTTTCGACGTGCACACCAATCCCGCCGAGCCCGAACTGGTCAACACGATCGATAACTTCGTCGAGGCAACGGGCGGCGTGGTGGGACCGCACACGAACTATGCGACGCCGGGGCGCATGCTGATCAGCGGTCTATCCAACGCGCAGGACCACGGCGGCCGCACGGCACTCGTCGAGTACTCGAACGCCGGTGACTACATCGCCACCTACTGGATCCCCGCCGCCGACAACCTCTACGGCGCCGAGCAAACCGGCAAATTCGCAGACGGCTACGGCTACGACGTGCGGGCCCTGCCCCGGCGCAACGCCCTCATCACCTCGTCGTTTACGGGCTGGAGCAACTACATGACTCCGCTAGGCGACATCATGGCCAACCCCGATGCAATGGCCGCCTTCGGCAACACGGTGGTGATCTGGGACTTGCACACCCGCCAGCCGAAAACCGTACTTGACGTGCCCGGCGCCCCCTTGGAGATCCGCTGTGCCTGGGGCTCGGACCATGACTACTGCTTTACGACCACGGCCCTCACCTCGAAGATCTGGCTGATTCACGCGGACACGAAGGGCACCTGGTCAACCACCGAGGTCGGCACGATCGCCGATCCCTCGAAGATCCCCCTCCCCGTGGACATCTCCATCGCGGCCGACGACTCGTTGCTTTGGGTGAACACCTGGAACGACGGTACCACCCGCGCCTTCGACATCTCCGACCCCTTTAAACCTGAACAGGTCTACGAGAAGAAGCTCGGCGCCCAGGTCAACATGCTGTCGCAAAGCTGGGACGGCGAGC
Proteins encoded in this window:
- a CDS encoding selenium-binding protein SBP56-related protein, producing MLALIAGLSFGLGAAGDETCMSPYMAKIVGQEDFVYIWTVGVEGMGDGEDKLVTIDAHPDSPTYGKVVASLSVGGRFEAHHSGFTDDRRFLWAAGLDSSHIFIFDVHTNPAEPELVNTIDNFVEATGGVVGPHTNYATPGRMLISGLSNAQDHGGRTALVEYSNAGDYIATYWIPAADNLYGAEQTGKFADGYGYDVRALPRRNALITSSFTGWSNYMTPLGDIMANPDAMAAFGNTVVIWDLHTRQPKTVLDVPGAPLEIRCAWGSDHDYCFTTTALTSKIWLIHADTKGTWSTTEVGTIADPSKIPLPVDISIAADDSLLWVNTWNDGTTRAFDISDPFKPEQVYEKKLGAQVNMLSQSWDGERIYFTSSLLAKWDKVDAPDGEDLQYFKAFQWNGKALEPTFAIDFHAEGLGSPHQMRFGAYALYGQERPAPAPASARVQP